In candidate division TA06 bacterium, the following proteins share a genomic window:
- a CDS encoding DNA-3-methyladenine glycosylase I: MTVKQTCPWPQDDVQMVEYHDTEWGVPLHNDQKLFEFLVLDAFQAGLSWRAILHKRENFRKAFKDFDPKKAARFTPPDIQRLLTDPGIIRNRLKIKATVKNAKAFLKVQKEFGTFDKYIWSFVGNKTVLNKWETISQIPACSVQSDDMSRDLKARGFSFVGTTICYAFMQAAGLVNDHLVSCFRHKEVNNIKKQLGVIFS; this comes from the coding sequence ATCACTGTAAAACAAACCTGTCCCTGGCCCCAGGACGACGTTCAAATGGTGGAGTATCACGACACCGAGTGGGGCGTGCCGCTGCACAATGACCAAAAACTTTTTGAGTTCCTGGTGCTGGACGCTTTTCAGGCGGGCTTGAGCTGGCGCGCCATTCTGCATAAGAGAGAGAATTTCAGGAAAGCCTTCAAGGACTTTGACCCCAAAAAGGCGGCCCGGTTCACCCCGCCTGATATCCAGAGGCTTTTGACGGATCCGGGAATAATCCGCAACCGGCTGAAGATCAAGGCCACGGTGAAAAATGCCAAGGCTTTTTTGAAGGTGCAAAAGGAGTTCGGCACATTTGACAAATACATCTGGTCTTTTGTGGGGAACAAGACGGTTTTGAACAAATGGGAAACCATCAGCCAGATCCCGGCCTGTAGCGTGCAATCGGACGATATGTCAAGAGACCTTAAGGCCAGGGGTTTCAGTTTCGTGGGCACCACAATCTGCTATGCCTTTATGCAAGCGGCCGGGCTGGTGAATGATCATCTGGTGAGCTGCTTCCGGCACAAGGAAGTAAATAATATAAAAAAACAGTTAGGGGTTATCTTTTCTTAA
- a CDS encoding type II toxin-antitoxin system VapC family toxin has translation MEKISVYIETSIISYLAAKPSRDLLTAGCQQITAQWWKNKRNEYDLFISELVIAEARAGLPDEAAKRLELLRGISELKITGDVRQIAATLVAQGALPGKAQADALHIATAAVHGIDYLLTWNCRHIDNPATKPLVRRVCSTEGYLCPEICTPIEIMEASENEK, from the coding sequence ATGGAAAAGATAAGCGTATACATAGAAACTTCGATCATAAGTTACTTGGCAGCTAAACCAAGCCGAGATCTGCTCACTGCCGGGTGTCAACAAATTACAGCCCAGTGGTGGAAGAACAAGAGAAACGAATATGATCTTTTTATCTCTGAGTTGGTGATTGCTGAAGCCAGGGCAGGATTACCAGATGAAGCGGCAAAACGACTTGAATTGCTACGAGGAATATCCGAATTGAAAATCACTGGAGATGTTCGTCAAATAGCTGCCACATTGGTAGCGCAAGGTGCTCTTCCCGGTAAAGCCCAAGCCGATGCCCTTCATATTGCGACAGCTGCCGTTCACGGCATTGATTACTTGCTAACCTGGAATTGCCGACACATCGATAATCCTGCGACGAAACCATTAGTACGCAGGGTGTGCAGTACCGAAGGCTACTTGTGCCCGGAAATTTGCACCCCCATTGAAATTATGGAGGCAAGTGAAAATGAAAAATGA
- a CDS encoding GGDEF domain-containing protein produces MKPKKDGFTKEIIEVLGKDDGESVDLLKQVDDLMLEKAATLYGDLIYALAHLRFSEGQARNHWENILKHKLELASKLGRNVGIRVSLLDYFTNLQRKLDNPKVIEMDLYEKTLLSAVTDGLTGLYNHRYFHDRFEEEVERARRYQHPLSLLMLDLDDFKIYNDANGHIAGDLLLVEVSKVLKKAVRKVDTAARYGGEEFAIILPSTKKKGALIIAGRICQKIADYKFPNQAVMPKGRITASIGVASLGDDSDNHTGLLDSADNSLYRAKANGKNQAVG; encoded by the coding sequence ATGAAGCCTAAGAAAGACGGGTTCACTAAGGAGATCATCGAAGTGCTAGGCAAGGACGACGGGGAGAGCGTAGATCTCTTGAAGCAGGTGGATGACCTGATGCTGGAGAAGGCCGCCACTCTTTACGGCGACCTGATCTACGCCCTCGCCCATCTCCGTTTCAGCGAGGGGCAGGCCCGAAACCACTGGGAGAACATTTTAAAGCACAAGCTGGAGCTGGCTTCCAAGCTGGGCCGGAACGTGGGGATCCGGGTTTCTTTGCTGGATTACTTCACCAACCTGCAGCGGAAATTGGACAACCCCAAGGTGATCGAGATGGACCTCTACGAAAAGACCCTGCTTTCGGCGGTGACCGACGGCTTGACCGGACTTTATAATCACCGCTATTTCCATGACCGGTTTGAGGAGGAAGTGGAGCGGGCCCGGCGCTACCAGCATCCGCTTTCGCTGTTGATGCTTGACCTGGACGATTTCAAAATATACAACGACGCCAACGGGCACATTGCCGGAGACCTCCTTTTGGTGGAGGTCTCCAAAGTCCTTAAAAAAGCGGTGCGCAAGGTGGACACGGCGGCCCGTTACGGGGGCGAAGAATTCGCCATCATCCTGCCCTCCACCAAAAAGAAGGGCGCGCTGATCATCGCCGGAAGGATCTGCCAGAAGATCGCCGATTATAAATTCCCCAACCAGGCGGTAATGCCCAAGGGACGGATAACCGCCAGCATCGGGGTGGCCAGTTTGGGCGATGATTCCGACAACCACACCGGGCTTTTGGACAGCGCCGACAATTCCCTTTACCGCGCCAAGGCCAACGGCAAGAACCAGGCGGTAGGGTGA
- a CDS encoding NYN domain-containing protein codes for MPRSLIIDGYNLAFAWKEVRPLLLSNQQKGRERLLDLLRRYKKATGQEVLVVFDGPKESSQPRLQTVQGIKTTYSAFPKTADDDIRKMIQACADKGRLLVISSDHQVSGFAERRNVETMGSGTFAQKVEQVLAGSTEAEEKPQKADVADWLKFFQRDKNTDD; via the coding sequence ATGCCGCGCTCTTTAATAATCGACGGGTACAACCTGGCTTTTGCCTGGAAAGAAGTGCGCCCGCTTCTCCTGAGCAACCAGCAGAAAGGCCGGGAGCGCCTGCTGGACCTGCTGCGGCGCTATAAGAAAGCCACCGGCCAGGAAGTGCTGGTGGTCTTTGACGGACCCAAAGAATCATCGCAGCCCCGGCTGCAGACAGTCCAGGGAATAAAGACAACCTATTCGGCTTTTCCCAAGACGGCCGACGACGATATCCGGAAAATGATCCAGGCCTGCGCCGACAAGGGCCGGTTGCTGGTGATCAGCTCCGACCATCAGGTGTCCGGCTTTGCCGAGAGGCGCAATGTAGAAACCATGGGATCGGGAACCTTTGCTCAAAAAGTGGAACAAGTATTGGCCGGTTCGACCGAAGCGGAAGAGAAACCGCAGAAGGCCGACGTGGCCGACTGGCTGAAGTTCTTCCAGCGGGACAAAAATACCGATGATTAG
- a CDS encoding amidohydrolase: MKASDIRFKDYVIAWRRRFHARPELSFNEVLTSKAIAAELKRLGYQVKTGVGKTGVVGLIKGKSAGRTVALRADMDALPVQEENQVPYRSRNPGKMHACGHDGHCAMLLGAALILARDRANLKGHVKLLFQPGEETPPGGALGMIAAGALQNPKVNAVFGLHLDSSLPSGRIGLRQGPMMAASDNFDIIIKGKGGHAARPHHCLDPIAAGAQIVMALQTIVSRRTDPVQPAVVTVGKFVSGAKHNIIPETALLEGTARSIDRHTWKMMPLWIKQTAEGTAKANGLAAAVEYERGYPVLYNDPKMVDFAESVINRMPGHPSVVHIKDPLMGGEDFAYFLQKAPGAFLRLGSCKDSKTAHPWHHPKFNIDEEVLPTGAKLLAELAEQYLGLSA; encoded by the coding sequence ATGAAAGCCTCAGACATCCGGTTTAAAGATTATGTCATCGCCTGGCGGCGCAGGTTTCATGCGCGTCCCGAGCTTTCTTTCAACGAAGTCCTGACCTCCAAGGCTATTGCCGCGGAATTGAAGCGCCTGGGATATCAGGTAAAAACCGGGGTAGGAAAAACGGGTGTGGTCGGGCTTATCAAAGGCAAAAGCGCGGGAAGAACCGTGGCGCTGAGGGCCGACATGGACGCCCTGCCGGTGCAGGAAGAGAACCAGGTTCCTTATCGCTCCAGGAATCCGGGCAAGATGCACGCCTGCGGCCACGACGGCCATTGCGCCATGCTACTGGGGGCGGCTTTGATCCTGGCCAGGGACAGGGCCAATCTTAAGGGCCATGTCAAACTGTTGTTCCAGCCGGGCGAGGAAACCCCGCCGGGCGGGGCGCTGGGGATGATCGCTGCCGGAGCCTTGCAAAATCCCAAGGTCAATGCGGTGTTCGGTCTGCATCTGGACTCGTCCCTGCCATCCGGCAGGATCGGCCTGCGCCAGGGTCCGATGATGGCCGCCTCCGATAATTTCGATATCATCATCAAAGGCAAGGGCGGGCATGCCGCCCGGCCCCACCATTGCCTGGATCCCATCGCTGCTGGGGCTCAGATAGTTATGGCCCTGCAGACCATAGTCAGCCGCAGGACCGACCCGGTCCAGCCGGCGGTGGTTACCGTAGGTAAATTCGTTTCCGGCGCCAAGCACAACATCATCCCCGAGACCGCCCTGCTGGAGGGCACCGCCCGTTCCATCGACCGGCATACCTGGAAGATGATGCCTCTTTGGATCAAACAGACCGCCGAAGGGACGGCCAAAGCCAACGGGCTTGCGGCCGCAGTGGAATATGAACGGGGATATCCGGTGCTTTACAACGATCCCAAGATGGTTGACTTTGCCGAGTCCGTGATCAATAGAATGCCGGGACATCCGTCAGTGGTCCATATCAAGGATCCTTTGATGGGCGGCGAGGATTTTGCTTATTTTCTGCAAAAGGCCCCCGGGGCTTTTTTAAGACTGGGAAGCTGCAAGGACAGCAAAACCGCCCATCCTTGGCACCATCCGAAGTTCAATATAGACGAAGAAGTTCTGCCCACAGGGGCAAAGCTGCTGGCGGAGCTGGCAGAGCAGTATTTGGGTTTGTCAGCATAA
- a CDS encoding S41 family peptidase, producing MEEGNKIMITKRKLFLLIAGIAVFSMVAGGMFALYAQSQMADEASLYFRLFRDTFYQAYSRYVVAPDPQKLIYGAIKGMLGSLDPHSQFLDAKTLKDLKVSTQGSFGGIGIQIDIRDNVLTVVSPIAGTPAAKLGIQAGDRIVKIENVSTRGITTDGAIGKLRGQPGTEVTISIQREGVDQLMDFTITRANIEIKSIPYSGFVKNKIGYIWLANFSEKSGPDLGRAIQSLENQGVKQLILDLRNNPGGLLNEAVEISSNFIDKGSMVVFTRGRLPDANRDFKVASDPLYGAKKGTMVVLINQGSASASEIVAGAMQDWDRALIIGQTSFGKGSVQTVIPLGDSIAMKLTTAKYYTPSGRCIHRDNSAWQSGEIDIYDDDTTKAKLDKLNNEGEEITKDTTGSDSLAAKEVFTTVGGLKRKVYGGGGITPDVKVDLPLLKKLESNLERKTLFFKFAIKYTVVNKDLPQNLEVDASMLAEFKKLLADEKFEYTEQEFKESEAYIKKAVKRELLSKLYGDKAMTAFLLEGDLQVQKAVELLEKHKDLNKLLQTGQNK from the coding sequence ATGGAGGAAGGGAATAAAATAATGATCACCAAGCGCAAGCTATTTTTGCTGATCGCCGGCATCGCCGTGTTCAGCATGGTGGCCGGAGGGATGTTCGCCCTTTACGCCCAAAGCCAGATGGCCGACGAGGCCTCGCTTTATTTCCGGCTGTTCCGGGACACTTTTTACCAGGCATACAGCCGCTATGTGGTGGCCCCCGATCCCCAGAAACTGATTTACGGCGCCATCAAGGGCATGCTGGGCAGCCTTGATCCCCACTCCCAGTTCCTGGATGCCAAAACGCTTAAGGACCTGAAGGTCAGCACCCAGGGGAGTTTTGGCGGGATCGGGATCCAGATAGACATCCGGGACAACGTGCTGACGGTGGTCTCGCCCATCGCCGGGACTCCGGCTGCAAAATTAGGCATCCAGGCCGGCGACCGGATAGTCAAGATAGAAAACGTTTCCACCCGGGGCATCACCACCGACGGCGCCATCGGCAAACTGCGGGGCCAGCCCGGCACCGAGGTCACCATTTCTATCCAGCGGGAAGGGGTGGACCAGTTGATGGACTTTACCATCACCCGGGCCAACATCGAGATCAAGAGCATTCCCTATTCCGGGTTCGTCAAGAACAAGATCGGCTACATCTGGCTGGCTAATTTTTCGGAGAAATCCGGTCCCGACCTGGGCCGGGCCATCCAGAGCCTGGAAAACCAGGGGGTCAAACAGCTGATCCTTGATTTGCGCAACAATCCCGGAGGATTGCTGAACGAAGCAGTGGAAATCTCCAGCAACTTCATAGACAAGGGGTCGATGGTGGTGTTCACCCGGGGCCGGCTGCCGGACGCCAACCGCGACTTCAAGGTGGCCTCAGATCCTCTCTATGGCGCCAAAAAGGGCACTATGGTGGTGCTGATTAACCAGGGGTCGGCCTCGGCCTCCGAAATCGTGGCCGGCGCCATGCAGGACTGGGACCGGGCACTGATCATTGGCCAGACCAGTTTCGGCAAGGGCTCGGTGCAGACAGTGATCCCCCTGGGCGATTCCATCGCCATGAAGCTGACCACCGCCAAGTACTACACTCCTTCGGGGCGCTGCATTCACCGGGACAACAGCGCCTGGCAGTCGGGCGAGATCGATATTTACGATGATGATACGACCAAAGCGAAGTTGGACAAGCTGAATAATGAGGGGGAAGAGATAACCAAAGATACCACCGGCAGTGATTCCCTGGCCGCAAAAGAAGTGTTCACCACGGTGGGCGGGCTCAAGCGCAAGGTCTACGGCGGTGGCGGCATCACCCCGGACGTCAAAGTGGACCTGCCGCTGTTGAAGAAATTAGAGAGCAACTTGGAGCGCAAGACCCTGTTTTTCAAATTTGCTATCAAATACACGGTGGTCAACAAAGACCTGCCCCAGAACCTTGAAGTGGATGCCTCCATGCTGGCCGAGTTCAAGAAGCTTTTGGCCGATGAGAAATTTGAATACACCGAACAGGAGTTCAAGGAAAGCGAAGCCTACATCAAAAAGGCTGTCAAGAGGGAGCTTCTCTCCAAGCTTTACGGCGACAAGGCCATGACCGCTTTTCTGCTGGAGGGGGATCTTCAGGTGCAGAAGGCCGTGGAGCTTTTGGAGAAGCACAAGGACCTGAACAAACTGCTGCAGACCGGGCAGAACAAGTGA
- the nifS gene encoding cysteine desulfurase NifS: MPAIYFDHNATTPVRPEVLEAMLPFYQNGYGNASSLYALGREARQAIEESRRKIAAVLNCEPAEIVFTGSGTEADNHAIKGVFFANRVGRSGLVTSKIEHHAVLHSFEYLEKHHGAKTVYLGVDGEGLVDLEGLSQAITPETALVSIMHANNEVGAIQPLPEISKICRDQNVYLHTDAVQTFGKIETDVKKLGVNLLSLSGHKIYAPKGVGALYIKKGTRIHPLIHGGGHEKNRRAGTENVAGIVALARAAELAAGERESQALKLTELRERLWQGLQKNISHLRRNSPSDLGLPGTLNVSFEFIEGESILLLLDIKGIAASSGSACTSGSLEPSHVLAAMGVPTETAQGSVRFSLGRENTEQEVDYVIAELPAIISRLRQMSPIAPRESCRINDKSS; the protein is encoded by the coding sequence ATGCCCGCGATATATTTTGACCACAACGCCACCACTCCGGTGCGCCCCGAAGTGCTGGAGGCCATGCTGCCATTCTACCAGAACGGCTACGGCAACGCCTCCAGCCTTTACGCTTTGGGGCGGGAGGCCCGCCAGGCCATAGAGGAATCCCGCCGGAAAATTGCCGCGGTGCTGAACTGCGAACCGGCGGAAATTGTTTTTACCGGTTCGGGCACCGAAGCGGACAACCACGCCATCAAGGGCGTGTTTTTTGCTAATAGGGTCGGCCGCTCGGGTTTGGTCACCTCTAAAATAGAACACCATGCGGTGCTGCATTCCTTTGAATATCTGGAAAAGCACCACGGGGCAAAAACCGTTTACCTGGGGGTGGACGGAGAAGGCCTGGTGGATCTGGAAGGCCTGAGCCAGGCTATCACGCCGGAAACGGCGCTGGTCTCCATCATGCACGCCAATAACGAGGTGGGCGCCATCCAGCCGTTGCCTGAAATCTCCAAGATCTGCCGGGACCAAAATGTTTACCTTCATACCGATGCCGTTCAGACCTTCGGCAAGATCGAGACCGACGTCAAGAAATTGGGAGTGAACCTGCTTTCACTTTCCGGCCATAAGATATACGCCCCCAAGGGAGTGGGGGCGCTCTACATCAAAAAGGGAACCAGGATCCACCCGCTGATTCACGGCGGCGGCCACGAGAAGAACCGCCGGGCCGGGACCGAGAACGTGGCGGGGATAGTGGCCTTGGCCCGGGCAGCCGAGCTGGCGGCCGGAGAACGGGAATCTCAGGCTCTGAAACTGACGGAATTGAGGGAACGGCTGTGGCAGGGGCTGCAAAAAAACATTTCCCACCTTCGGCGCAATAGTCCATCAGACCTGGGATTGCCGGGCACTTTGAATGTCAGCTTTGAGTTCATAGAAGGGGAGTCCATTTTGCTTTTGCTGGACATCAAGGGAATAGCCGCTTCCTCGGGCTCGGCCTGCACCTCGGGATCCCTGGAGCCTTCGCACGTGCTGGCGGCCATGGGCGTGCCCACCGAAACGGCTCAGGGCTCGGTGCGCTTCAGCCTGGGGCGGGAAAACACCGAACAGGAGGTGGACTACGTGATAGCCGAGCTGCCGGCCATAATTTCCCGGCTGCGCCAGATGTCGCCCATCGCCCCCAGGGAAAGCTGCCGGATAAACGACAAGTCCAGCTGA
- a CDS encoding dTMP kinase — translation MSGRIQNSKFKIQNGKGLFVSFEGIEGCGKTTQASLLAKWLKSQGHQVVVTREPGGPPIAEKIRKVLLDSRNHHMSPLAELLLLQASRAQHLAQVIIPALKTGKIVICDRFADSSTAYQGYGRGMDLEMVKQLNQIAVDGCWPKLTLVFDLPVELGFSRAAGRKRALDRMEQQQKAFHRKVRRGFLAIAKADPARVKVLDGSQLPDVIQAAVRQLVLNCLK, via the coding sequence ATGTCTGGCCGAATTCAAAATTCAAAATTCAAAATTCAGAATGGTAAGGGGCTGTTCGTCAGCTTCGAGGGCATCGAGGGATGCGGCAAGACCACCCAGGCATCGCTCCTGGCCAAATGGCTGAAGAGCCAGGGCCACCAGGTAGTCGTTACCCGGGAACCGGGCGGGCCGCCCATTGCCGAGAAGATCCGCAAGGTACTGCTGGATTCCAGGAACCACCACATGTCCCCGCTGGCTGAATTGCTGCTGCTGCAGGCTTCGCGGGCCCAGCACCTGGCCCAGGTGATAATCCCGGCGCTTAAGACGGGCAAGATCGTGATCTGCGACCGGTTCGCCGATTCCTCCACCGCTTATCAGGGATACGGCCGGGGGATGGATCTGGAGATGGTCAAACAACTGAACCAGATCGCGGTGGACGGCTGCTGGCCCAAGCTGACCCTGGTCTTCGATCTGCCGGTGGAGCTGGGCTTTTCCCGGGCTGCCGGAAGAAAGCGGGCTCTGGACCGGATGGAGCAGCAGCAGAAAGCATTCCACCGAAAGGTCCGGCGGGGCTTTCTGGCCATAGCTAAGGCCGACCCGGCCAGGGTCAAGGTGCTGGACGGCAGTCAGCTCCCCGATGTGATCCAGGCCGCGGTCAGGCAATTGGTTCTAAATTGTTTAAAGTAA
- a CDS encoding tyrosine-protein phosphatase produces MKKFTVTGLLLIAVMALACSPARLRPDNWAQPVSLAGVPNLFKVSETLYRSAQPDSQGMKNLRQLGIKTVVNLRSFHTDQDDFGKTGLAGEHIYMVAWHPEKEEAVRFLKIVSDSARTPALVHCQHGSDRTGTMCAIYRMAVQGWSKEEAVREMTQGGFGFHRIFANLPIWIRVLDIGQLRKEAEITDKPVPAALKPNTPQIK; encoded by the coding sequence ATGAAAAAATTCACAGTTACAGGACTGCTCTTGATCGCGGTCATGGCCCTGGCCTGCAGTCCCGCCCGGCTACGACCCGACAACTGGGCCCAGCCGGTGAGCCTGGCCGGAGTGCCCAATCTTTTCAAAGTCAGCGAAACCCTGTATCGCAGCGCCCAGCCCGATTCCCAGGGAATGAAGAATCTCCGGCAACTGGGGATCAAGACTGTCGTCAATCTAAGGTCGTTTCACACCGACCAGGATGATTTTGGGAAAACAGGGCTGGCCGGGGAACACATATACATGGTGGCCTGGCATCCGGAAAAAGAGGAAGCGGTCCGGTTCCTGAAAATAGTCTCTGACAGCGCCAGGACACCGGCGCTGGTCCATTGCCAGCACGGTTCCGACCGCACCGGCACGATGTGCGCCATATACCGGATGGCAGTTCAGGGCTGGAGCAAGGAGGAGGCCGTTCGGGAAATGACCCAGGGCGGTTTTGGATTTCACCGGATATTTGCCAACCTTCCCATATGGATCAGGGTATTGGACATCGGCCAGTTAAGGAAAGAGGCGGAGATCACAGACAAACCAGTCCCGGCCGCTCTGAAACCCAATACGCCCCAAATAAAGTGA
- a CDS encoding NUDIX domain-containing protein, with translation MSKDRLTEYVRAKVVCVFRNQDRILVCDGYDPTKKELFYCPPGGKIEFGEPSEAAIRREIKEELGSEIKNLALLGVLENRFIFDGQQGHEIVFVYDAELTDKSLYAADRFKAQESNGQVFNALWLDLGTIGPDTPPVYPDGLIALMKISEQNIKR, from the coding sequence ATGTCAAAAGACAGACTTACAGAATATGTCCGAGCCAAAGTGGTTTGTGTATTCCGCAACCAAGACAGGATCCTGGTGTGCGACGGCTATGATCCAACAAAGAAGGAATTGTTCTACTGTCCTCCCGGCGGAAAGATAGAATTTGGCGAGCCGAGCGAAGCGGCTATTCGCCGCGAGATAAAAGAAGAACTTGGGTCTGAGATAAAAAACCTTGCACTCCTTGGCGTTCTGGAGAATCGTTTTATCTTTGACGGCCAACAGGGGCATGAAATTGTGTTTGTGTACGATGCCGAACTTACCGATAAGTCTCTATATGCTGCTGATAGATTCAAGGCTCAAGAGAGCAATGGTCAGGTTTTTAACGCCCTCTGGCTTGATCTCGGGACAATAGGTCCTGACACGCCTCCGGTGTATCCGGACGGACTAATTGCATTGATGAAAATCAGCGAACAAAACATAAAACGATAA
- a CDS encoding class I SAM-dependent methyltransferase: MKPQMIQSAYDRLALSDGDSSQNYYRHAGPDMRLKLLLSLAAKIKPRKILEVGCSDGHVMESLKSLLVKGQETHLFGLDISHISLQRAQAKNCGDVIMALAEKLPIRQGSIDLIIASQVLEHIPDLEGAIDQAFSALQPGGHFMITVPLADWFKLYKGLIRRAPVKFLDQETHIREWALAPFQRFVSNGRLLSQLIKSGFTIRQCQGSFFYSWRLERLADRVLLKCPQAYNLLRAWDVILGTIPVLLWGARYAIIVSQKPEIIV, from the coding sequence ATGAAACCTCAGATGATCCAGAGCGCTTACGACCGGCTGGCCTTAAGCGACGGCGACAGTTCCCAAAACTACTACCGGCATGCCGGGCCGGACATGAGGCTGAAGCTCCTGCTCTCGCTGGCGGCAAAAATAAAGCCCCGGAAAATCCTGGAGGTCGGCTGTTCCGACGGACATGTGATGGAATCCCTGAAAAGCCTCCTGGTTAAAGGACAGGAAACTCATCTTTTCGGGCTGGACATTTCACATATATCCCTGCAACGGGCCCAGGCAAAGAACTGCGGCGATGTGATCATGGCTTTAGCCGAAAAACTGCCGATCAGGCAGGGCAGCATCGACCTGATCATAGCCAGCCAGGTGCTGGAACATATTCCCGACCTGGAAGGGGCGATAGACCAGGCCTTTTCTGCTCTCCAGCCCGGCGGCCATTTTATGATCACCGTCCCCCTGGCCGACTGGTTCAAACTATACAAGGGTCTAATCCGGCGGGCGCCGGTGAAGTTCCTGGACCAGGAAACCCATATCAGGGAATGGGCGCTGGCGCCTTTCCAGAGGTTCGTCTCCAATGGCCGCCTTTTGTCCCAGTTGATAAAAAGCGGTTTTACCATCAGGCAATGCCAGGGGTCTTTTTTTTACAGCTGGCGGCTGGAACGCCTGGCCGACCGGGTCTTATTGAAGTGTCCTCAGGCTTATAACCTACTTAGGGCCTGGGATGTGATACTGGGCACCATTCCAGTTTTGCTCTGGGGCGCTAGATATGCTATAATTGTTTCACAAAAACCAGAAATAATCGTCTGA
- a CDS encoding MTH1187 family thiamine-binding protein, giving the protein MPVAEISVTPIGTLNPSISEFVVDAIRLARSSGLKYEITAMGTNLEGSLDDILAVAQAMHQKCLLSGALRVSTTIRIDDRVDKVLTLESKKEAVRKGLMG; this is encoded by the coding sequence ATGCCGGTAGCAGAGATCAGCGTAACCCCGATAGGAACGTTAAATCCCAGCATCTCCGAGTTTGTGGTGGACGCCATCAGGCTGGCCCGCAGTTCGGGGCTGAAATACGAGATCACGGCCATGGGCACCAACCTGGAGGGCAGCCTGGACGATATTTTGGCGGTGGCCCAGGCCATGCACCAGAAATGCCTGCTTTCCGGGGCCTTAAGGGTGTCCACCACCATCCGGATAGACGACCGGGTGGACAAGGTGCTTACCTTGGAAAGCAAGAAGGAGGCGGTGCGCAAAGGGTTGATGGGATGA